Proteins co-encoded in one Trueperella abortisuis genomic window:
- the lpdA gene encoding dihydrolipoyl dehydrogenase yields the protein MTEKEYDVVILGAGSGGYACALRSAQLGMKVALIEGDKVGGTCLHRGCIPTKALLHAAEVADEMREGPSIGVKGTFEGIDMGALNTYKNGVVEKMFKGLTGLVNAAGIDTISGWGRLVAQDTVEVGGERIKGKNIVLATGSYSKTIGQTITDRVITSDKALTMDVVPSSVIVLGGGVIGCEFASVWNSYGADVTIIEGLDHLVPNEDEDVSKMLERSFRKRKITFKTKTMFDRVEEDANGVHVFTQDGKQYDAEYLLIAIGRGPSTANLGYEEQGITLDRGFVITNERLHTGVGNIYAVGDIVPGVQLAHRGFLQGLFVADEIAGNNPAPVNEDNIPKVTFSNPEIASVGLSQKKAEEKFGKDNVETSTFNLAGNGKSQMLGTTGFVKLVREKDGPIVGFHSIGARMGEQVGEGMLMVAWESYPEDFDGLIHAHPTQNESVGEAVLALAGKPLHTHN from the coding sequence GTGACTGAAAAGGAATACGATGTAGTGATTCTTGGTGCGGGTTCGGGAGGCTACGCTTGTGCCCTTCGATCCGCCCAGCTCGGTATGAAGGTGGCCCTCATTGAGGGCGACAAGGTTGGTGGAACCTGCCTTCATCGCGGGTGTATCCCCACCAAGGCCCTTCTACACGCTGCCGAAGTTGCCGATGAAATGCGCGAGGGCCCGTCCATTGGTGTCAAGGGCACCTTCGAGGGCATCGACATGGGGGCGCTCAACACCTACAAGAACGGCGTCGTTGAGAAGATGTTCAAGGGTCTGACCGGCCTGGTCAACGCTGCGGGCATCGACACGATCTCCGGCTGGGGTCGTTTGGTGGCTCAGGACACGGTGGAAGTCGGCGGCGAGCGCATCAAGGGCAAGAACATTGTCCTCGCCACGGGCTCGTACTCGAAGACGATCGGCCAGACCATCACCGACCGCGTCATCACCTCGGATAAGGCACTGACGATGGACGTCGTGCCGTCGTCGGTGATCGTGCTCGGTGGAGGTGTCATCGGTTGTGAGTTCGCCTCGGTGTGGAACTCCTACGGCGCCGATGTCACCATCATCGAGGGCCTCGACCACCTGGTCCCGAATGAGGACGAGGACGTGTCGAAGATGCTCGAGCGCTCCTTCCGCAAGCGCAAGATCACCTTCAAGACCAAGACGATGTTCGACCGGGTCGAGGAGGATGCCAACGGCGTTCACGTCTTCACCCAGGACGGCAAGCAGTACGACGCCGAATACCTGCTCATCGCGATTGGCCGCGGCCCGTCCACGGCCAACCTCGGTTACGAGGAGCAGGGCATCACGCTGGATCGGGGCTTCGTCATCACCAACGAGCGCCTGCACACCGGCGTGGGCAACATCTACGCCGTGGGCGACATCGTACCCGGCGTCCAGCTCGCCCACCGTGGATTCCTCCAGGGCCTGTTCGTCGCGGACGAGATCGCGGGCAACAACCCTGCCCCCGTCAACGAAGACAACATCCCGAAGGTCACCTTCTCCAACCCGGAGATCGCGTCCGTGGGCCTGTCTCAGAAGAAGGCCGAGGAGAAGTTCGGCAAGGACAACGTCGAAACCTCCACCTTCAACCTCGCCGGTAACGGCAAGTCTCAGATGCTTGGCACCACCGGTTTCGTTAAGCTGGTCCGCGAGAAGGACGGCCCGATCGTGGGCTTCCATTCCATCGGCGCTCGCATGGGCGAGCAGGTTGGCGAAGGCATGCTGATGGTCGCTTGGGAATCCTACCCGGAGGACTTCGACGGCCTCATCCACGCCCACCCCACCCAGAACGAGTCGGTTGGCGAGGCCGTCCTCGCGCTCGCCGGCAAGCCGCTTCACACCCACAACTGA
- a CDS encoding MFS transporter has protein sequence MSTKSFGGYRDLPGLVGYTHMVVSFFGRLPTSMIIIGVLTLIVAETGSVETAAYCSACLAIANGFGNIIIGRLTDRFGQRAPLLVFAPLNILALLLLVWFAPREPSTVALMAMSAFIGVTTSPIGPLSRVRWYPIASRAQLPAAMSWETVNDELIFVLGPAAVGILAAAVSPSLPLLVAAGMVLTCVFPFALSRHARGPAILDDDEPRPSFFSVVVRVRTPLAAMFFMGMFFGAMQTTVTAFAESHDLAGLGGLIYAALGLSAALTALMAVALPERLGYNRRILLGGCGLVVGAATCAIAANGPILALLLLVAGIFIGPLGVSIFTLAGRWAPRGGDGVANTAIVSANVLGVASASAIVGQFVDTHVFYGFLAGALCAAAITLVASTLGRRDEAKLG, from the coding sequence GTGAGTACGAAATCATTTGGCGGTTACAGAGATCTTCCCGGGCTCGTGGGATACACCCACATGGTGGTGTCATTCTTCGGGCGCCTGCCCACATCCATGATCATCATCGGCGTGCTGACGCTCATCGTCGCCGAAACCGGCTCAGTCGAGACCGCCGCCTACTGTTCCGCCTGCCTCGCGATCGCGAACGGGTTCGGCAACATCATCATCGGCCGCCTGACGGACCGCTTCGGGCAGCGCGCACCGCTTCTCGTCTTCGCGCCGCTCAATATCCTCGCCCTCTTGCTACTGGTCTGGTTCGCACCACGCGAGCCTTCCACGGTTGCCCTCATGGCGATGTCCGCCTTCATCGGGGTCACCACGTCCCCCATCGGGCCGCTCTCGCGCGTGCGCTGGTACCCGATCGCTAGCCGGGCTCAGCTTCCTGCCGCGATGTCGTGGGAGACCGTTAACGACGAGCTCATCTTCGTCCTCGGCCCCGCCGCCGTGGGCATCCTCGCGGCGGCCGTCTCCCCCAGTCTCCCGCTCCTCGTCGCCGCCGGCATGGTCCTCACCTGCGTCTTCCCATTCGCGCTGTCTCGCCATGCCCGCGGGCCGGCGATTCTCGACGACGACGAACCGCGCCCGTCGTTCTTCAGCGTTGTGGTCCGGGTGCGCACGCCACTTGCCGCCATGTTCTTCATGGGAATGTTCTTCGGCGCGATGCAGACCACCGTCACGGCGTTCGCGGAGAGCCACGACCTGGCGGGCCTTGGTGGCCTCATCTATGCGGCCTTGGGGCTTTCGGCGGCGCTGACCGCCCTGATGGCTGTCGCTCTTCCCGAACGTCTCGGTTACAACCGGCGCATTCTCCTCGGAGGCTGCGGCCTCGTCGTCGGGGCGGCTACCTGCGCGATCGCCGCCAACGGCCCCATCCTCGCTCTCCTCTTGCTCGTGGCCGGAATCTTCATTGGCCCGCTCGGCGTCTCCATTTTCACCCTCGCCGGCAGATGGGCTCCGCGCGGCGGTGACGGCGTGGCCAACACCGCCATCGTCTCCGCCAACGTGCTCGGCGTCGCCAGCGCCTCTGCGATCGTCGGGCAGTTCGTTGATACCCACGTCTTCTACGGGTTCCTGGCTGGAGCGCTTTGCGCGGCAGCCATAACCCTCGTCGCCTCAACCCTTGGTCGCCGGGACGAGGCGAAACTGGGCTAG
- the glnA gene encoding type I glutamate--ammonia ligase, with amino-acid sequence MFSSVDEAKAYLAEEDVEFVDIRFCDLPGVMQHFAIPISAFDEDTLHEGLMFDGSSIRGFTKIHESDMRLMPDLGTAYIDPFRARKTLVMNFFVVDPFTGEPYSRDPRAIARRAEDYLRASGIADTVYFGAEPEFYIFDDVRFDDSPNKAGYRLDAREAWWNTGRDEEPNLGYKTRIKGGYFPVSPNDQLADLRDEMSRLCQQVGLNIEREHHEVGAGQQEINYTFSTLLAAADDLMKFKYVIKNAAFAAGKTATFMPKPIFGDAGSGMHCHQSLWKDGVPLFHDERGYGGLSDVARWYIGGLLEHAPSLLAFTNPSINSFHRLVPGFEAPVNLVYSARNRSACTRIPVTGSSAKSKRIEYRTPDGSSNPYLAFSAQLMAGLDGIRNRIEPPAPIDKDLYELPPEEHAEIEQLPKSLEDALRALEDDHDYLTEGGVFDEDIIETWISYKREKEIEPLRQRPHPYEFALYYDF; translated from the coding sequence GTGTTTTCAAGCGTCGATGAGGCCAAGGCCTACCTTGCCGAGGAGGATGTCGAGTTCGTCGACATCCGTTTCTGCGACCTGCCCGGTGTCATGCAGCACTTTGCCATCCCGATCAGTGCGTTTGACGAGGACACGCTCCACGAGGGGCTCATGTTTGATGGCTCTTCGATTCGCGGTTTCACCAAGATTCACGAGTCGGATATGAGGCTCATGCCGGATCTCGGTACTGCCTACATCGACCCGTTCCGTGCCCGGAAAACCCTGGTGATGAACTTCTTCGTCGTTGACCCGTTCACGGGTGAGCCGTACTCGCGTGACCCGCGCGCGATCGCCCGGCGCGCTGAAGACTACCTGCGTGCCAGCGGGATCGCGGACACGGTTTACTTCGGCGCCGAGCCCGAGTTTTACATCTTCGACGACGTGCGTTTCGACGATTCGCCCAACAAGGCGGGCTACCGCCTAGACGCCCGTGAAGCATGGTGGAACACGGGCCGCGATGAGGAGCCAAATCTCGGTTACAAGACCAGGATCAAGGGCGGCTACTTCCCCGTCTCCCCCAATGACCAGCTCGCCGACCTGCGCGATGAAATGAGTCGCCTGTGCCAGCAAGTCGGCCTCAATATCGAACGCGAACACCACGAGGTGGGCGCCGGCCAGCAGGAGATCAACTACACGTTTAGCACGCTCTTGGCTGCTGCGGACGACCTCATGAAGTTCAAGTACGTCATCAAGAACGCGGCGTTTGCCGCGGGCAAGACGGCAACCTTCATGCCCAAACCGATCTTCGGCGACGCAGGCTCGGGCATGCACTGCCACCAGTCTCTGTGGAAGGACGGCGTCCCCCTCTTCCACGACGAGCGCGGCTACGGCGGCCTGTCGGACGTGGCACGTTGGTACATCGGGGGTCTGCTCGAGCACGCGCCGTCGTTGCTGGCCTTCACGAACCCCTCGATCAATTCTTTCCATCGGCTTGTGCCCGGCTTCGAAGCGCCAGTCAACCTCGTGTATTCTGCGCGTAATCGCTCGGCGTGTACGCGAATCCCGGTCACCGGTTCCTCGGCCAAGTCCAAGCGCATCGAGTACCGCACGCCGGACGGTTCCTCGAACCCGTACCTGGCCTTCTCGGCCCAGCTCATGGCGGGCCTCGACGGGATTCGCAACCGGATCGAACCCCCGGCACCCATCGACAAGGACCTCTACGAGCTGCCTCCCGAGGAACACGCCGAGATCGAGCAGCTGCCGAAGTCCCTGGAGGACGCCCTCCGCGCCCTCGAGGATGACCACGACTACCTCACCGAGGGTGGCGTGTTCGACGAGGACATCATCGAGACCTGGATCAGCTACAAGCGAGAGAAGGAAATCGAGCCTCTGCGTCAGCGCCCACACCCCTACGAGTTCGCCCTCTACTACGACTTCTAG
- a CDS encoding oxidoreductase codes for MLFSKKGPRSQRRAKKETVEHLAQFVATRAGVAAYFEAATGRDPSSIVLVAGDGEWTRRKIPSIADAADVARDLGIELYEVARTGYPRQMREWSARHRGR; via the coding sequence GTGTTGTTCTCAAAGAAGGGGCCGCGCTCGCAACGGCGCGCAAAAAAGGAAACGGTTGAGCACCTGGCGCAGTTCGTGGCGACCCGAGCCGGCGTCGCGGCATACTTTGAAGCGGCAACGGGCCGCGACCCGAGTTCGATCGTGCTCGTGGCTGGTGACGGGGAATGGACGCGACGCAAAATCCCCAGCATCGCAGACGCCGCTGACGTCGCCCGCGATCTGGGGATTGAGCTGTATGAGGTTGCCCGCACCGGCTACCCGCGTCAGATGCGCGAGTGGTCGGCCAGGCACCGCGGCCGCTAG
- a CDS encoding histidine phosphatase family protein: MELILVRHGQTYMNAKHTIDTVVPGAVLTEEGWTQANDVVPALAALEPGGIWASNLTRTQQTATPLATRLGLDIHIHEGLREIGAGWYEGGDTPEVYEGYTGTIFRWIGGERDLPMGGDEAVTGRTVLARVDAAVRDIEAAGHERAVAFAHGGVIAYWVGSRALNAQRERETFVPLGNAGIVRLEGTLETGYTLRSWMHLTF, translated from the coding sequence TTGGAACTCATTCTTGTCCGTCACGGGCAGACCTACATGAACGCCAAGCACACGATCGACACGGTGGTGCCGGGCGCTGTGCTCACGGAGGAGGGCTGGACGCAGGCCAACGACGTCGTCCCCGCTCTCGCAGCACTCGAACCGGGCGGCATTTGGGCCTCGAACCTTACCCGCACGCAACAGACGGCGACGCCGCTGGCCACCCGCCTCGGCCTCGACATCCACATCCACGAGGGTCTGCGTGAGATCGGCGCCGGCTGGTATGAGGGAGGGGACACCCCCGAGGTTTACGAGGGCTACACGGGCACGATCTTCCGCTGGATCGGCGGCGAACGTGACCTGCCGATGGGCGGGGATGAGGCCGTGACCGGGCGAACGGTGCTGGCGCGCGTCGACGCCGCGGTGCGGGACATCGAAGCCGCCGGCCACGAACGCGCGGTCGCCTTCGCCCACGGCGGGGTCATCGCCTACTGGGTGGGCTCGCGCGCTCTTAACGCTCAACGCGAGCGCGAGACCTTCGTGCCGCTAGGCAACGCTGGCATCGTCCGCCTCGAGGGGACCCTGGAGACGGGCTACACCCTGAGGTCGTGGATGCACCTGACGTTCTAG
- a CDS encoding DUF4191 domain-containing protein: MSKKNKPKKKRWWSYLADAYRVSKKTYPWTAWALLAGFAIGLVLGLLGAIGTKLWWVWIPLAIFMGVVFALLVLTQLVRRASYAQIDGMPGASAAVLGQIKRGWVIEQEPVRFNARTQDMLFRAIGRPGIVLISEGPADRVDRLIQDERKAIKRVAPSVPVDVIKVGNGEGQVPISKLERRLKKLPKRISHQEVAAVTARMKAIQTNALPIPKGIDPFNARPDRRAMRGR; the protein is encoded by the coding sequence ATGAGCAAAAAGAACAAGCCGAAGAAGAAGCGCTGGTGGAGTTACCTCGCCGATGCCTACCGGGTCTCGAAGAAGACCTATCCGTGGACAGCGTGGGCGCTACTGGCCGGGTTCGCTATCGGTCTCGTTCTCGGCCTCCTCGGGGCCATCGGCACGAAGCTGTGGTGGGTGTGGATTCCGCTTGCGATCTTCATGGGTGTCGTGTTCGCGCTTCTCGTCCTCACCCAGCTGGTACGCCGCGCCTCCTACGCGCAGATCGACGGGATGCCTGGCGCCTCCGCGGCGGTGCTGGGCCAGATCAAGCGCGGCTGGGTCATCGAACAGGAGCCCGTCCGTTTTAATGCCCGCACCCAGGACATGCTTTTCCGAGCCATCGGCCGCCCCGGCATTGTCCTGATTTCGGAAGGCCCCGCGGATCGCGTCGACCGGCTTATTCAAGATGAGAGGAAAGCGATCAAGCGGGTCGCCCCGTCCGTCCCTGTCGACGTCATTAAGGTCGGCAACGGTGAAGGTCAGGTGCCGATTTCGAAGCTGGAGCGCCGCTTGAAGAAGTTGCCAAAGAGGATCTCCCACCAGGAGGTCGCGGCGGTGACCGCCCGCATGAAGGCGATCCAGACGAACGCGCTTCCCATCCCGAAGGGAATTGACCCGTTCAACGCACGGCCCGATCGGCGGGCGATGCGCGGACGCTAA
- a CDS encoding leucyl aminopeptidase produces the protein MTNIICHEFTQDLARNLALFASKDGESYTLDTLIEDAAFKDGVLAALTTLQPGAGVTRLVSPTDSSRLVFVVVDAATTRDAFGELARAAAGVDELYLASPVTEVAEAVEGALLGAYVFDEYKEPKKAPLGALVLPVSDDDAVVRGEILAEAANRVRDLVNLAPNDLYPEVLAQIAEEEATAAGCSVTVYRGKELEEINAAGIIHVGRGSKRHPRLVRIEWAPEGAAEGTVALVGKGITFDTGGYSLKQHSSMTEMKTDMGGAATVLQVLVAAARLGVKRHVVGWMCIAENMVSGIAGHPDDVITYRNGTSVEINNTDAEGRLVLADGLLMASAEGSETIIDIATLTGAQMVALGERTTGIMGSDYAKTLTELAGEVGEDAWHMPLPKHLRESLDSDVADMKNSGTRYGGMLVAGLFLKEFVDAPNWAHVDIAGPSFNRGKPYGVMPKGATGVMLRTLLAAVEN, from the coding sequence ATGACCAATATTATTTGCCATGAGTTCACCCAGGACCTCGCCCGCAACCTCGCGCTCTTCGCGTCCAAGGATGGCGAGAGCTACACCCTCGACACACTGATCGAGGACGCCGCGTTCAAAGACGGCGTCCTGGCGGCACTAACCACGCTACAGCCCGGTGCCGGCGTCACCCGCCTGGTAAGCCCGACCGACTCGAGCAGGCTGGTGTTCGTCGTCGTCGACGCCGCCACCACCCGTGACGCCTTCGGCGAACTGGCCCGAGCGGCCGCCGGGGTCGACGAACTCTACCTTGCCTCCCCCGTCACCGAGGTGGCCGAGGCCGTGGAGGGCGCCCTGCTTGGCGCCTACGTCTTCGACGAATACAAGGAGCCGAAGAAGGCGCCCCTCGGCGCGCTCGTGCTCCCCGTTTCCGACGACGACGCGGTGGTGCGCGGCGAGATCCTCGCCGAGGCCGCCAACCGGGTCCGTGACCTTGTCAACCTTGCCCCCAACGATCTCTACCCCGAAGTCCTCGCGCAGATCGCCGAGGAAGAGGCCACGGCGGCAGGCTGCTCGGTGACCGTCTATCGCGGCAAGGAGCTGGAGGAGATCAACGCCGCGGGCATCATCCACGTCGGTCGCGGCTCGAAGCGCCACCCTCGCCTGGTGCGCATCGAGTGGGCACCCGAGGGCGCCGCGGAAGGAACGGTCGCGCTCGTCGGTAAGGGCATCACATTCGACACCGGCGGCTATTCCCTCAAGCAGCACTCCTCGATGACCGAGATGAAGACGGACATGGGCGGGGCCGCCACAGTCCTGCAGGTACTGGTGGCTGCGGCACGCCTGGGCGTCAAGCGCCACGTCGTGGGCTGGATGTGCATCGCGGAGAACATGGTCTCCGGCATCGCCGGCCACCCCGACGACGTCATCACCTACCGCAACGGCACCTCGGTGGAGATCAACAACACCGACGCCGAGGGTCGCCTCGTCCTGGCAGACGGTCTGCTCATGGCGAGCGCCGAGGGGAGCGAGACCATCATCGACATCGCCACCCTCACCGGCGCGCAGATGGTCGCTCTCGGCGAGCGCACCACCGGCATCATGGGTAGCGACTACGCCAAGACGCTGACCGAGCTTGCCGGCGAGGTGGGCGAGGATGCCTGGCACATGCCGTTGCCGAAGCACCTGCGCGAGAGTCTCGACTCCGACGTGGCGGATATGAAGAACTCCGGCACCCGCTACGGCGGCATGCTCGTGGCCGGACTCTTCCTCAAGGAGTTTGTGGACGCGCCGAACTGGGCCCACGTCGACATCGCCGGCCCGTCCTTTAATCGCGGCAAGCCCTACGGGGTTATGCCTAAGGGCGCCACCGGTGTCATGTTGCGCACTCTTCTGGCAGCCGTGGAGAACTAG
- the sucB gene encoding 2-oxoglutarate dehydrogenase, E2 component, dihydrolipoamide succinyltransferase, with amino-acid sequence MSEPIKMPALGESIDEGTVTTWLKNVGDTVEADEPIVEVSTDKVDTEVPAPAAGVLESIEVGEDETVSVGTVLGYIGDGSGAGAPAQSAPAEAPAPAAPAPAEAPAPAAPAAPAAPAASGPGVEVTMPALGESVDEGTVTTWLKQVGDEVEEDEPIVEVSTDKVDTEVPAPAAGILTEIKVGEDETVSVGTVLAIIGGEAPAAPAPAAPKEEPKAEPAPAPAAPAPAAPAPAAPAPAPAPAPAPAAAVPAAPADGKSAYVTPIVRKLAKDLGVDLEAISGTGVGGRIRRQDVEAAAEAAKAAAAAPAPAPAAAPAPAAPANGVKTQIAQKAKEASSLRGTRQKMTGVRKAIAKHMIDSLATSAQLTTVMEVDVTRIVKLRAQAKATFQAREGVNLTYLPFFVQAATEALKAHPIINSSVEGNEIVYHDVEHVGIAVDTERGLFVPVIKNAGDLNIAGIAKQIADLAARTRDGKIKADELSGSTFTITNTGSAGAAFDTPIINQPNVAIMGTGAIFKAPGVVKDQDGNEVIAIRSKCFLSISYDHRIIDGAAASRFLRDVKFRLEEGDFPEVL; translated from the coding sequence ATGTCTGAACCCATTAAGATGCCCGCTCTGGGCGAATCCATCGATGAGGGAACGGTCACGACGTGGCTGAAGAACGTCGGCGACACCGTCGAAGCCGATGAACCCATCGTCGAGGTCTCCACCGACAAGGTCGACACCGAGGTCCCGGCCCCAGCTGCCGGCGTCTTGGAGTCGATTGAGGTCGGCGAAGACGAGACTGTCTCGGTTGGCACCGTCCTCGGCTACATCGGGGACGGCTCCGGCGCCGGCGCTCCCGCGCAGTCCGCCCCGGCTGAGGCTCCCGCACCGGCCGCTCCGGCTCCTGCTGAGGCTCCCGCGCCTGCGGCTCCTGCGGCCCCTGCGGCCCCGGCCGCCTCCGGCCCGGGCGTCGAAGTCACGATGCCTGCTCTCGGCGAATCGGTCGATGAGGGAACCGTGACCACTTGGCTCAAGCAGGTCGGCGACGAGGTCGAGGAGGACGAGCCGATCGTTGAGGTCTCCACCGACAAGGTCGACACCGAGGTCCCGGCTCCGGCAGCGGGCATCCTCACCGAGATCAAGGTCGGCGAAGACGAGACGGTCTCGGTTGGCACCGTGCTCGCCATCATCGGCGGCGAAGCCCCGGCGGCCCCCGCTCCGGCCGCCCCGAAGGAAGAGCCCAAGGCCGAGCCCGCGCCGGCTCCTGCCGCGCCGGCTCCTGCCGCTCCGGCTCCCGCCGCTCCGGCTCCTGCTCCGGCTCCCGCTCCAGCTCCTGCCGCTGCGGTGCCCGCGGCTCCGGCCGATGGAAAGTCGGCCTACGTGACCCCGATCGTGCGTAAGCTCGCCAAGGACCTTGGCGTCGATCTGGAGGCCATCTCCGGCACGGGCGTTGGCGGACGCATCCGTCGCCAGGACGTCGAGGCCGCTGCCGAGGCCGCCAAGGCGGCAGCCGCCGCCCCGGCTCCGGCGCCCGCCGCCGCTCCTGCCCCGGCCGCCCCCGCGAACGGCGTCAAGACGCAGATCGCTCAGAAGGCGAAGGAAGCCTCGTCCCTGCGCGGCACCCGCCAGAAGATGACGGGCGTGCGCAAGGCAATCGCCAAGCACATGATCGACTCGCTGGCCACCTCGGCTCAGCTGACCACGGTTATGGAGGTCGACGTCACCCGCATCGTCAAGCTGCGCGCCCAGGCGAAGGCCACCTTCCAGGCTCGCGAAGGCGTCAACCTCACCTACCTGCCGTTCTTTGTGCAGGCGGCCACGGAGGCGCTGAAGGCCCACCCGATCATCAACTCCTCGGTGGAAGGCAATGAGATCGTCTACCACGACGTGGAGCACGTGGGCATCGCGGTCGACACCGAGCGCGGCCTGTTCGTGCCCGTGATCAAGAACGCTGGCGACCTCAACATCGCCGGCATTGCCAAGCAGATCGCCGACCTGGCCGCTCGCACCCGCGATGGCAAGATCAAGGCCGACGAACTGTCCGGCTCGACCTTCACGATCACGAACACCGGCTCTGCAGGTGCCGCGTTCGACACGCCGATCATCAACCAGCCCAACGTGGCCATCATGGGAACGGGCGCGATCTTCAAGGCGCCGGGCGTGGTCAAGGATCAGGACGGCAACGAGGTCATCGCCATCCGTTCCAAGTGCTTCCTGTCCATCTCCTACGATCACCGCATCATTGACGGCGCCGCCGCCTCGCGCTTCCTGCGCGACGTGAAGTTCCGTCTCGAGGAGGGTGACTTCCCCGAGGTCCTCTAA
- a CDS encoding dipeptidase, producing MYQDVLSSVDHSLNDSLAALTELVAIPSISADSFDQSTLDQSAAWIADKARALGLDARVIQVEAASGKKGRPAVLATRAPEPGKPTVVLYAHHDVQPVGDLSLWETEPFIATERDGRLFGRGTADDKAGVVAHLAAIAAARPGVGITLFIEGEEEVGSPTFVDFLHEYKDELNADVIVVADSNNWKVGTPSLTTSLRGVTQVAVTVTALDHAVHSGMYGGPVLDSVTLAARLIATLHDDEGNVAVEGLLAADDTAVDYPEEEFRADVGVLEGVRLAGSGSITSRLWTKPAVSVTAMDATPVKLTSNTISPSTTFVLSMRVSPGQDSGEAADKLVAHLESHAPFGARVECVVNERGPAFSASEATETSRLMEWALAEAWGTKPVNIGVGGSIPFIADLAREFPSAQILVTGIEDPDTRAHSANESLHIGDWRNAIAAEALLLTRLGE from the coding sequence ATGTATCAAGACGTGCTTTCTTCCGTTGACCATTCGTTGAACGATTCCCTGGCGGCGCTCACCGAGCTGGTGGCCATCCCCTCGATCTCCGCCGATTCCTTCGACCAATCCACCCTCGATCAGTCCGCCGCGTGGATCGCCGATAAGGCGCGCGCCCTCGGCCTCGACGCCCGCGTCATCCAGGTCGAGGCGGCCTCCGGAAAGAAGGGCCGCCCGGCGGTTCTCGCCACGCGCGCGCCCGAGCCAGGCAAGCCCACCGTCGTCCTCTACGCCCACCATGACGTTCAGCCGGTGGGCGACCTCTCGCTGTGGGAGACCGAGCCGTTCATCGCCACTGAACGCGACGGGCGCCTCTTCGGCCGCGGTACGGCTGACGACAAGGCGGGCGTCGTTGCCCACCTGGCCGCGATCGCTGCGGCACGCCCCGGGGTTGGCATCACCCTCTTTATCGAGGGTGAGGAAGAGGTGGGCTCGCCCACGTTCGTCGATTTCCTGCACGAATACAAGGACGAGCTCAACGCCGACGTTATCGTCGTGGCCGACTCGAACAACTGGAAGGTAGGTACGCCGTCGCTGACTACATCTCTGCGCGGCGTCACCCAGGTCGCCGTCACTGTCACCGCGCTCGACCACGCGGTGCACTCGGGCATGTATGGAGGCCCGGTCCTCGATTCGGTCACGCTCGCCGCCCGCCTCATCGCCACGCTTCACGACGACGAGGGCAATGTCGCGGTGGAGGGCTTGCTCGCCGCCGACGACACCGCCGTGGACTACCCCGAGGAGGAGTTCCGCGCGGACGTGGGCGTGCTGGAGGGCGTGCGCCTGGCCGGGTCGGGATCCATCACGTCGCGGCTATGGACCAAGCCGGCCGTCTCGGTCACGGCCATGGACGCCACCCCCGTCAAGCTCACCTCAAACACCATCTCCCCGTCCACCACTTTCGTGCTTTCCATGCGCGTGAGCCCCGGGCAGGATTCGGGCGAGGCGGCGGACAAGCTCGTCGCTCACCTCGAGTCACACGCCCCCTTCGGCGCGCGCGTCGAGTGCGTTGTCAACGAACGCGGCCCGGCCTTCTCGGCGTCCGAGGCCACCGAGACCTCGCGGCTCATGGAGTGGGCGCTGGCGGAGGCCTGGGGCACGAAGCCGGTCAACATCGGCGTTGGCGGGTCAATCCCGTTCATCGCTGACCTCGCCCGCGAGTTCCCCAGCGCCCAGATCCTTGTCACCGGGATCGAGGATCCGGACACGCGCGCCCATTCGGCCAACGAATCGCTCCACATCGGTGACTGGCGCAACGCGATTGCCGCTGAGGCGCTGCTACTGACCCGGCTCGGCGAGTAA
- a CDS encoding DUF3043 domain-containing protein, which translates to MAVFGSKKTSDLEDSSLAAPVETRRKGYTAAKGAPTPRRKDVEARNRRPLVADTKSLSKAEKRQRKAEERARSNELYEKQQRAMRTGDERNMPAQHRGPIRAFGRNYVDAAAPISAFFMPVALLLLPIMLFQGRFPQIVIPMVWGMYAVFLIMTAHAILVSRRAKKLAVHKFGEVPSGFFFQMLGRCFYLRRWRLPSPQVARGEFPAGGTREDLKEARAAKKAK; encoded by the coding sequence ATGGCCGTGTTCGGATCAAAGAAGACGTCGGATTTGGAAGACTCCTCGCTCGCTGCGCCCGTGGAGACGCGGCGCAAGGGGTATACCGCCGCCAAAGGCGCGCCCACGCCGCGGCGAAAGGACGTCGAGGCGCGCAACCGCCGCCCCCTCGTCGCGGACACCAAGTCCCTATCGAAGGCCGAAAAGCGCCAGCGCAAGGCTGAGGAGCGCGCCCGCTCCAACGAACTGTACGAAAAGCAGCAGCGGGCAATGCGCACGGGAGACGAGCGCAACATGCCAGCCCAGCACCGCGGGCCCATCCGGGCTTTCGGGCGCAACTACGTCGACGCCGCCGCGCCCATTTCGGCCTTTTTCATGCCGGTGGCCCTCCTCCTGCTGCCAATCATGCTCTTCCAGGGCAGGTTCCCGCAGATCGTGATCCCCATGGTGTGGGGCATGTACGCCGTCTTCCTCATCATGACCGCCCACGCCATCTTGGTGAGCCGCCGCGCGAAGAAGCTTGCCGTGCACAAGTTCGGCGAGGTCCCCTCGGGCTTCTTCTTCCAGATGCTCGGCCGATGCTTCTACCTGCGCCGCTGGCGCCTGCCCTCCCCCCAGGTGGCTCGGGGCGAATTCCCCGCGGGCGGCACGCGCGAGGATCTGAAGGAAGCCCGCGCGGCAAAGAAGGCCAAGTAG